Proteins encoded within one genomic window of Sphaerotilus montanus:
- a CDS encoding M50 family metallopeptidase, with product MTPDLTLAAGRQAVDPVPLDSPLWYRVANIVPRLRPTVRVRHRSADGVVRHVLADLLTGRHHLLDEAGWSFVGRFDGRRTIGEIWTWLSTHVPQPPTQHEVLEWLATLDGAGLLQCDRLPDLQALMRGELQVDRRRRRASLNPLSWRVPLGDPTRWLTRLDPLAHALSHPLAQLAAVLLVGLGLMQVALQWPALQADVRERLSSPVFLALSWAVYPFIKALHELGHALAVRHCGADVHHVGIGFLYLVPAPYVDASAATGLAVRSQRMLISAAGVLVECVLAAIGVLVWAAVQPGLVRDLALAVALVGGVSTLLANANPLVRMDGYHVLTDALDLPNLAQRSRRWWLDRLQHLLGAAPGAPLPAQSWLQRCVTLVYAPAAWLFGMVVAVSACLWLAHTAATLALLVGAIVLWLQVVQPAVAGLRWLAKSPSLHGRRLHATAISLGGMALLAAAVLWLPLPQATVAQAQAWMPEEALVRAPADGFVLAVETPGEQQVQPDTPLLTLGNDEQPIELAHLRSRRLELEVQVNRLQVRDASAAQRAEAEATALQARENELAARIAQMAMRSTRAGRVSWIEPQTLLGRHVRRGEVLGHVLADDRLVARTVVPDEDIAWLLSGVRAVSVLRPEAVGEVHAGRWDGVVPETGSVLPAAALGVNAGGRIETDPADADGLRTLQPVAVIDVQVPDLAVQRLGARLLVRFDHGAQPLGARLLRRLQQLTLRHLGDATDVPGGR from the coding sequence CGGTTCCGCTCGACAGCCCGCTCTGGTACCGGGTGGCGAACATCGTGCCGCGGCTGCGTCCGACCGTGCGCGTGCGCCACCGCAGCGCCGATGGCGTCGTGCGCCACGTGCTCGCCGACCTGCTCACCGGCCGCCACCACCTGCTCGACGAGGCCGGCTGGTCCTTCGTCGGCCGGTTCGACGGCCGGCGCACGATCGGCGAGATCTGGACCTGGCTGAGCACCCATGTACCGCAGCCGCCGACCCAGCACGAGGTGCTGGAGTGGCTGGCGACACTCGATGGCGCCGGGCTGCTGCAGTGCGACCGCCTGCCGGACCTGCAGGCGCTGATGCGCGGCGAGTTGCAGGTGGACCGCCGCCGCCGCCGGGCCTCGCTCAATCCCCTGTCCTGGCGCGTGCCGCTGGGAGACCCGACCCGCTGGCTGACCCGGCTCGATCCGCTGGCCCACGCGCTGTCGCATCCGCTGGCGCAGCTGGCGGCCGTGCTGCTGGTCGGTCTCGGGCTGATGCAGGTGGCGCTGCAGTGGCCGGCGCTGCAGGCCGATGTGCGCGAGCGCCTGTCCAGCCCGGTCTTTCTGGCGCTGAGCTGGGCGGTCTATCCCTTCATCAAGGCGCTGCACGAACTCGGCCATGCGCTGGCGGTGCGCCACTGCGGCGCGGACGTGCACCACGTCGGCATCGGCTTTCTCTATCTGGTGCCGGCGCCCTACGTCGACGCCTCGGCCGCGACCGGGCTGGCGGTGCGCAGCCAGCGCATGCTGATCAGCGCGGCGGGCGTGCTGGTCGAGTGCGTGCTGGCGGCGATCGGCGTGCTGGTCTGGGCGGCGGTGCAGCCGGGGCTGGTGCGCGATCTGGCGCTGGCGGTGGCGCTGGTGGGCGGCGTGTCGACCTTGCTGGCCAATGCGAATCCGCTGGTCCGCATGGACGGCTACCACGTGCTCACCGACGCGCTGGACCTGCCCAATCTGGCGCAGCGCAGCCGTCGCTGGTGGCTCGACCGGCTCCAGCACCTGTTGGGGGCCGCGCCCGGTGCGCCGCTGCCGGCGCAGTCCTGGCTGCAGCGCTGCGTGACGCTCGTGTATGCCCCGGCGGCGTGGCTGTTCGGGATGGTGGTGGCCGTGTCGGCCTGCCTGTGGCTGGCGCACACGGCGGCCACGCTGGCGCTGCTGGTGGGCGCCATCGTGCTGTGGCTGCAGGTCGTGCAGCCGGCGGTGGCGGGTCTGCGCTGGCTCGCGAAGTCGCCGTCGCTGCACGGGCGGCGACTGCACGCCACGGCGATCAGCCTGGGTGGCATGGCGCTGCTGGCGGCGGCCGTGCTGTGGTTGCCGCTGCCGCAGGCCACGGTCGCGCAGGCGCAGGCCTGGATGCCGGAGGAGGCGCTGGTGCGCGCTCCGGCCGACGGGTTCGTGCTCGCGGTCGAGACGCCGGGAGAGCAGCAGGTCCAGCCGGACACCCCCTTGCTGACGCTGGGCAACGACGAGCAGCCGATCGAACTCGCCCACCTGCGGTCCCGCCGGCTGGAGCTGGAAGTGCAGGTCAACCGGCTGCAGGTGCGCGACGCCTCGGCGGCCCAGCGCGCCGAAGCCGAAGCCACTGCCCTGCAGGCGCGGGAAAACGAACTCGCGGCGCGCATCGCGCAGATGGCGATGCGCAGCACCCGGGCCGGCCGCGTGAGCTGGATCGAGCCGCAGACCCTGCTAGGCCGCCATGTCCGGCGCGGCGAGGTGCTCGGTCATGTGCTGGCGGATGACCGGCTGGTCGCACGCACGGTGGTGCCGGACGAGGACATTGCCTGGCTGCTGTCCGGGGTGCGCGCGGTGTCGGTCCTGCGGCCGGAGGCGGTGGGCGAGGTGCACGCGGGGCGCTGGGACGGCGTGGTGCCGGAGACCGGCTCGGTGCTGCCCGCCGCGGCGCTGGGCGTGAACGCGGGCGGGCGCATCGAGACCGATCCGGCCGACGCGGACGGCCTGCGCACGCTGCAGCCGGTGGCGGTCATCGATGTCCAGGTGCCGGATCTGGCGGTGCAGCGGCTGGGCGCGCGGCTGCTGGTGCGCTTTGACCATGGCGCGCAACCGCTGGGTGCGCGGCTGCTGCGCCGCCTGCAGCAGCTCACGCTGCGCCACCTCGGCGACGCCACCGACGTGCCCGGAGGCCGCTGA
- a CDS encoding preprotein translocase subunit SecA, whose translation MAGTASASAMALVRPGPIWGAYPQRTAPRPLALAVRTAWRVRRGRADFLAALQRPAPDEAAWPRTLYHLRSEGYTPRLCARVFLRLAGLVQQHLGFVPHESQYLAAWTMLQGCLVEMATGEGKTVAMFLAAACAGLAGVPAHVLTANDYLAERDAAELGPLYAALGLRVGCVTAASTPAQRRAAYGAEVTYAAAREVAFDHLRDRVAHGRAGGQLAWSDAADPDRGPLLRGLCLALIDEADSVLCDEARVPLILSGLGAQTLSEDDLRALLDRARAVDTARHAVVVPATGSGAASVRLTRAGRDWLAAQSWAAQRPWSDLRWREDWVLRALTVLHALQRDRDYAVQNEAIVFIDPITGRAAPERQWSRGLHQLLALKEALPMPAAQQTLAQLTYQRLFSRYHQIGGMSGTLAEVAPEMALTYGTPVLRMPRHHPSRRQDLGVQVHRDAEARWQAVVDRTAAMVALGRPVLIGTASVADSEQLALRLRARGLRPMVLNAVQSRLENEVVARAGQPGRITVSTQMAGRGTDIRLSAEVRAAGGLHAMVCADALASRQWRQLVGRSARQGDPGSAETQLCAGEGLLFQRLPGWLVATLVQRPVASRWTGAAWRLAMLLDEWAQTRERRALLRQDRAGAGRLAYSGWEE comes from the coding sequence ATGGCCGGCACCGCTTCGGCTTCGGCCATGGCGCTGGTGCGTCCGGGACCGATCTGGGGGGCCTATCCGCAGCGGACCGCACCCCGGCCCCTCGCGCTGGCCGTGCGCACCGCGTGGCGGGTCCGCCGCGGGCGCGCCGACTTTCTGGCCGCCTTGCAACGCCCCGCACCCGACGAGGCCGCCTGGCCGCGCACGCTCTACCACCTGCGCAGCGAGGGCTACACGCCCAGGCTCTGCGCCCGCGTCTTCCTCCGGCTGGCCGGTCTGGTACAGCAGCACCTCGGCTTCGTGCCGCACGAGTCCCAGTACCTGGCGGCCTGGACGATGTTGCAGGGCTGTCTGGTCGAGATGGCCACGGGCGAGGGCAAGACCGTGGCGATGTTCCTGGCCGCGGCCTGCGCCGGACTGGCTGGCGTGCCCGCCCATGTGCTCACGGCCAACGACTACCTGGCCGAGCGCGACGCTGCCGAGCTGGGGCCGCTCTACGCCGCGCTCGGCCTGCGCGTGGGCTGCGTGACGGCGGCCTCCACACCGGCGCAGCGCCGCGCGGCCTATGGTGCCGAGGTGACCTACGCCGCTGCGCGCGAAGTGGCGTTCGACCACCTGCGCGACCGGGTCGCACACGGGCGGGCCGGCGGACAGCTCGCCTGGTCGGACGCGGCCGACCCCGACCGCGGCCCGCTGCTGCGCGGACTCTGCCTGGCGCTGATCGACGAGGCCGACAGCGTGCTGTGCGACGAGGCGCGTGTGCCGCTGATCCTGTCCGGCCTTGGCGCACAGACCTTGTCCGAAGACGACCTGCGCGCGCTGCTTGACCGGGCGCGGGCGGTCGACACTGCGCGGCATGCCGTGGTCGTGCCCGCCACCGGCAGTGGTGCGGCCAGCGTGCGGCTGACCCGCGCCGGCCGGGACTGGCTCGCCGCGCAGTCCTGGGCGGCGCAGCGGCCGTGGTCTGACCTGCGCTGGCGCGAGGACTGGGTGCTGCGGGCGCTGACCGTGCTGCATGCGCTGCAGCGCGACCGGGACTACGCGGTCCAGAACGAGGCCATCGTCTTCATCGACCCGATCACCGGGCGGGCCGCACCGGAGCGGCAGTGGTCGCGCGGCCTGCACCAGCTGCTCGCGCTGAAGGAGGCGCTGCCGATGCCGGCGGCCCAGCAGACCCTGGCCCAGCTCACCTACCAGCGCCTGTTCAGCCGCTACCACCAGATCGGCGGCATGAGCGGCACGCTGGCCGAGGTGGCCCCCGAGATGGCGCTCACCTACGGCACGCCGGTCCTGCGCATGCCCCGCCACCATCCGTCGCGGCGGCAGGACCTGGGCGTGCAGGTCCACCGCGACGCCGAGGCGCGCTGGCAGGCGGTCGTCGATCGCACGGCGGCCATGGTCGCGCTGGGGCGCCCGGTGCTGATCGGCACCGCGTCGGTCGCGGATTCCGAGCAGCTCGCGCTGCGGCTGCGGGCCCGCGGGCTGCGGCCGATGGTGCTCAACGCCGTGCAGAGCCGGCTGGAAAACGAGGTGGTCGCCCGCGCCGGCCAGCCCGGGCGCATCACGGTGTCGACCCAGATGGCCGGCCGCGGCACCGACATCCGGCTGAGCGCCGAGGTGCGGGCGGCGGGCGGTCTGCATGCCATGGTCTGTGCGGATGCGCTCGCTTCGCGCCAGTGGCGCCAGCTCGTCGGCCGATCTGCCCGTCAAGGTGATCCCGGATCTGCCGAAACCCAGTTGTGCGCGGGAGAAGGCTTGCTGTTCCAGCGGCTGCCGGGTTGGCTGGTCGCTACGCTGGTGCAGCGTCCGGTCGCCTCGCGCTGGACGGGGGCCGCCTGGCGGCTGGCGATGCTGCTCGACGAGTGGGCCCAGACGCGCGAGCGGCGCGCCTTGCTGCGCCAGGACCGTGCCGGTGCCGGGCGGCTGGCGTACAGCGGGTGGGAAGAATGA